A region of Streptomyces sp. NBC_01267 DNA encodes the following proteins:
- a CDS encoding mandelate racemase/muconate lactonizing enzyme family protein, translated as MLTVNRTRPAGPAGRISRVETLMLGTSWRDFGYVRVHTDEGLTGIGEITHPYRVREVCALTESLAGRHLIGADPFDIEELWLRVYQGDFLRGGDMGGIALSGLDQAMYDLMGKALGVPAYRLTGGACRDRVRIYANGWYTGEREPEIFAAKAKETVAKGFTALKFDPFGPGLHELERAELRRSVELVAAVRDAIGPDVDLFIEGHARFAMPTAARLVRELEPFDIGWFEEPMPWTHIERYAELRQRAAFPISGGEHFHNRYEYKQLFATHAVDIIQPDLSMAGGFTEVRKLAAIADTHGMLVAPHNSNSPLCTTVSVHAALGIPNLKILETFDGLLEPYVFDALQGTLPITDGHIGLPTAPGLGVELVDEVFEEHPPSHRFWNMFADGWEKRNRT; from the coding sequence ATGCTCACCGTCAACCGCACCCGCCCGGCCGGTCCCGCAGGACGGATCAGCCGCGTCGAGACCCTGATGCTCGGCACCTCCTGGCGCGACTTCGGCTACGTCCGGGTCCACACCGACGAGGGCCTCACCGGCATCGGTGAGATCACCCACCCCTACCGGGTGCGTGAGGTCTGCGCCCTCACCGAATCGCTCGCCGGGCGCCATCTCATCGGCGCCGACCCCTTCGACATCGAGGAGCTGTGGCTCCGCGTCTACCAGGGCGACTTCCTGCGCGGCGGTGACATGGGCGGCATCGCCCTGTCCGGCCTCGACCAGGCGATGTACGACCTGATGGGCAAGGCGCTCGGGGTCCCCGCCTACCGGCTGACCGGGGGCGCCTGCCGGGACAGGGTCCGGATCTACGCCAACGGCTGGTACACCGGCGAACGCGAGCCGGAGATCTTCGCCGCGAAGGCGAAGGAGACCGTCGCCAAGGGCTTCACCGCCCTCAAGTTCGACCCGTTCGGCCCCGGGCTGCACGAGCTGGAGCGCGCCGAACTGCGCCGCTCCGTCGAGCTGGTGGCCGCGGTGCGCGACGCCATCGGACCGGACGTCGACCTCTTCATCGAGGGCCACGCCCGCTTCGCCATGCCGACCGCCGCCCGGCTGGTCCGCGAGCTGGAGCCGTTCGACATCGGCTGGTTCGAGGAGCCGATGCCCTGGACACACATCGAGCGGTACGCGGAGCTGCGGCAGCGCGCCGCGTTCCCGATCTCCGGCGGCGAGCACTTCCACAACCGCTACGAGTACAAGCAGCTCTTCGCGACCCACGCCGTCGACATCATCCAGCCCGACCTGTCGATGGCCGGCGGCTTCACCGAGGTCCGCAAACTGGCCGCCATCGCCGACACCCACGGCATGCTGGTCGCCCCGCACAACTCCAACTCGCCGCTGTGCACCACCGTCTCCGTCCACGCGGCGCTCGGCATCCCCAACCTCAAGATCCTCGAAACCTTCGACGGGCTCCTGGAGCCGTACGTCTTCGACGCCCTGCAGGGCACCCTGCCGATCACCGACGGGCACATCGGCCTGCCGACCGCCCCCGGCCTCGGCGTCGAACTCGTCGACGAGGTCTTCGAGGAACACCCGCCCAGCCACCGGTTCTGGAACATGTTCGCGGACGGCTGGGAGAAGCGGAACCGCACATGA